In Scophthalmus maximus strain ysfricsl-2021 chromosome 13, ASM2237912v1, whole genome shotgun sequence, the genomic window CCTGGGTAAACTCTTCTGGTAGTGCATGGACGGCACCACGCTCCTGTGCAGATAGGCGCTGGCGGCCGCTTCTTTGCCGCTGTAGTTTCGCGCGTCGACGCCGAGGGCTGCGGTCCTCGATCGAACCAGCCCTCTGCATTTCCTCAGGGAGGCGACGCATTGCATCGAGAGCAGACTGGCCATGGTAGTGCTGTCGAATACCTGGTGCGTGTATCGACCGAAGGCACACCGAGTAATTGAAGCTCGTGCAAATAGGTTTAAACTAAAGAGGTCCCAGCTGTCACCGCAGCCAAACCGAGACGCCGCCGGGGACTGTCAGAtaaacagcacagcacagcacagcacagctaGCTAGCATTAGCCATTAGCCACTAGCATTAGCTGACAGCTTCCCCCTAGCCTGACCCCTGTGTGTTCCCGAAGCAGTTTGACAACAACGGGTTAAAACCCACTGTTAGtccgcattaaaaaaaaacaaaataaaaaataaccccccccccccccccccccccccgacctgcTGCAAACACAGTaacatgaaaatacaacaaccacaaaaaaaaaagaagttgccAGTTTAGAATTTTAAATtcacaacaggaagtgcaaCCTGCAACGGTTGTCACGTGACTTGAGTTCCTTGTGAGGGGGCAGGGGTCAAGTGGCAGATCAGGCCACAGTGCAGCAGCATGCATTTCAAACTTCGCTTATTGAGGTTCACATATTAAAACACTCATAGTCATCCATCCAACAATTGTTCTCATTGTAAATTAGGAACCACCAAACCAATGAACAGACACTCTCCCTCAATCCCACCCACCCCCGGGCACATACCCCCAccagaataaaaaaagcaaaagcagataaataaataagtaaataaataaacaacagttaCTTAGACAGAGTGCATCGGATCAATACAATGCTCAAGTAATATGACATGCTGCTCTATTAACATGTGACAGAGAGTGATTCCAGTGTCCTTTCAAACATGAGCAGAACCAGACAGGGGTCAATCtaatttttttccagtttaacaattaaaaaacccCACTTGTTTGATGATTCAGCCTCGCATGAGTAGGTGGAACTGAGGCAATCTCCTTGCCAGCAGAGTTGTGAATCCTCACGTTCTTATTTGCAGTAAATAGTTATATAAATATTGACACAAAAAATCCCATTTCTTCCAGGTTCaaacaagcctttttttttttacccagactGAATAGTCTAACTTTTGTGTTAGCATGACTGTCATCATATGACTCATCTCACATGTAAAAACATGATTAACTGAATATGATTGAAATCTTAATTCGCTGTGACTGAAAACACACGCCACAAAAATCCCATTGTCATTCTGATAGTAGGCATCATGACCCCTCAGACATGTAATGATTCACAGAAGCAGGCAGGTCCCTATATAATGAGTGTAACAGTTTCTCAGTTAAGCTTGTCATGCCATGTCATAATGTCCAGCAGAGAGCAGTGTTCTCCTTGTTAGCAGCTATTCTGGTCTTCTTGggttcaatcccccccccctccatggaACAACCTCTGTCCCAACCATCtgatcccccccacccccaccccctctttaCGAAAGCTTTGAGGGTGATagttcacttcacttcacttccattagactgatgatgttttctgatgtttgcCGTCACTTATGCTGTCCACATTAGAAGCACTGTCATTTGCTGACCTGCCCTCTATGCATAGTCAACAGTATATACACAGCAGCATGCTTTAATTGTCTCTCCTGTGGCTGCCTGATCCCATCAATGCACCCATCAGAGTGTATGACATTATTATATGGAGTGGCCGGTGATCGGCCAAACTGTTGGGCACATTTGGACACGTAtgcttatctctctctctctaaaacaCCATCTCATTTCACAGTGTCCATCGTcgtttgaatttaatttaaaggtGCATTTGCCCAGCTGTAAAGGAGGAGCCTTGAGAATGCCTTTTCATCTACAACAATCAGTCTTTGGTTTGTGATTGAAACGGAAAATATGCAATAAATCCCGATGGAACGTCCATGGCAATCTTCTGATGACAATCCGTGCTGAGGAAAGTCACTTGATAAGTATATTCTCTTCCAATCCTTGGTGAAATGCTTGGTAGCTGTACTGATATTGAGGTTGTAATTTGCAGGTACACTTTTTGTATCAGATATTGGACCGTAAATGAAGATTTATTTGCCTGGGACAGCCGTGGTTGTGCACAATTTAAACAGAGAAAGCCAGGATAGACATGCAAATGTTATGTTACAGCGCTTCTAAAGACTGACAACACATTAATCTCACATTAATCTGTAATCCAGTTTTAGCACATTGATTAGTAGATTCAGTAGATTGATTTTAAAAGTCTGCTATTAAAGCATACTGATGATGGTGTTAACCATGATGGATCACACACCTCAAGCAAGTTTGCCCATTGATTTGAGATGAGCAGAAAACCAATGGCCATCCAGAAATACATTAGGAATCCATTCAACGGTATCTAAATCACAAGCAGCATGATTTGCATGATAGTTTGTCACGTATGTTATGTATCGGTGAATGGGCTAAAActaaaatcccccaaaaaccACTGAGTTTTGCACATGTTATCACATAGTTACTCTATGTCATCTAATATTGTGTTGTTCTGGCATCGACTTATCGGGTCTGAAGATCCGGGGAAGTGGGAAGAAACGCGGAAGTGAAGTTAGCAAACAACAGCAGGTAAAATACGAGCTAACCTGCACCAGGGAGTGTGAGTCGCTCTGTGTCACACTGTTCACCTAACGTTATAACAACATGCCCGAAAGACAAAAACCCAGGTAAGAATTTGTTGAACGGTGCACGGCATAATATAGTCATTGTGAGGTTCGTGTATTTTTGTATAATTCACCCTTGTATAAGTCACCTTAGCTGTCTCGTTACGTTACAGTTAGCGAGTTGGTGAAATACATGTCacataaacattatatatatatatattatatataatatatatatgtataatacaTTTACgttttaatgctgttttcttTCGCCATGAGTGACGGCGTTAGGCTAACGTCACAGCCTGTCAAAGTTAGCCGACTGACGAGGCTTTGGCTAGCTAGCTGTTCCAGCTAGCACATTGAAAATGATACGTTCAGTGTCAACCGGTAAAAGAGAGATATGAACGCTTCACTACTGTCAATGTGCCCTTGTGTCGTGGTTATTAACATCTTGTGATACGAAGTGGACAAAGGGTGAGCACACACTGAGCtccaagtcaactttattgtcaattcctgcaatattgttccagacatacagagtaAATAAAAAGACCGTTTATCTCGGACCCTCGGTtgcaatagtacaaaaaaaacaaaaaaataataataagataagtaatatatacaataaatcaaTTCTAAATAGggcaaaagtaagagtaaggcaaaaccacatgtgcaatagaaaggaaatgctgtacagtatgtgaaatatacagcgaacgaaataaatagaataaattgaaaatgtgcaatataacgGAAATACTTTCCTAtatatgtgaaatatacaggaaactaaataaaatgaatgaattgaaaatgtgcaatagaaaggaaatactttacagtatgtgaaatatacaggaaactaaataaatagaataaattgaaaatgtgcagatggcaggaggctgaagaggctgtGTGACGGGTGGCTAGGGCCACCACAATGCTGGTTGCTTTGCGGGTGAGGCGGGTTTCGTAGGTGTCCAGGAGTAAGGGGAGTGGGACACCGATGATCCGTCCAGCTGCCTTCACTATGGTCCCCCGAATTAAAATCACGTTTCATACAAATGAATGTCTAATTGAATGCAtctttctctgctctgtttccATCACAATCCTTTTGACCTCCTGCTCACATTTCCACACGCCTTTGCCTTCGCCACCACCATCAAGGATTCAAGCCATCGGCACCAGCGCCAGTGATGGGCTGGAGGGGTTCAAGGCCCACGCTGTGTTCCAGGAAATCGACAAGAAGCTTCAGGAGGTGATTCATATGGGTTTTGCTGtagaaaacaacatgttttttaattacagaCCCGTGGCttcatattttctcactttttctttacttcctgagactttttttcatttcagtggttttttaaaaaaaggaatgcttGTTGGATTTTGATCAATATACTTGTTATATTAACAGCGTGTCCTGTAAGGACATATCTATTCAGTTATATTCAATGTTTCTAGGTCTGACCATGAACCCCCCCGCCCTCATATTCAGTTATTGAATGTGTGTTGAAAAACAGGTTCATAGCTAATAGCGTGACTCGATCCGGTAAACGGCAATGTTAAAATGGAGCCAAGACAAGTGCAGACCTGCAAATATAGGTAGTGAAAACTTTATTCACATATGAAAGAGGCGGAAGTTGGGGTGGTGATTTTATCCCTACTTCCTGAGTTGAaattctgaggaggaggagggcggaaCGATAAGCCCCGAGTTCCGGGGTATATTGGAATGCAGCATAACCCACCCgcatacaattacaaaaaagtagcttcttttgaaaatatcatcatatcatagcacagaacaattaactaaaGTGAACATACATAGTGACCGTgatacctgcaggaattttgaaTCAAAGTATAAATTAGTTTAGAATGAGGAAAATTTTGCAaaagattatttcctgaggatattgcatGTATCTATGATATATGCAATGTATCAGgtgatttttcatttgtattttaaagACCATTATTATGTCTGTGTTATTATCTTCATTTTCGTTTCCACCGCAGGAACTATAcccaggaactaggaactaaaGCCTTACTCCGCAACGTATTTcaggttgaaaaaataaaatcgaGAGCAAGGAGAGTTTGACATCGAGGGGGAACAGATCATACTCGACCGAGCGCTCAAAACTACAGTCGGAGCGAACCCGAGAAATCACTGTGACCCTGAAGCCTGTGCCAAATCACAATAGGTTTATTCACCACAACGCTAATAGTTCCTGGTTCTTTTGGTGGAAAGGTGGCTATATAGGTACTGTCcagtttactgtaaaaaaaccccaaacaaatcTATGTTTATTTTCAACAGGAGGGGGATCAGTTTGTGAAGAAGATAGGGGGAGTGTTTGCCTTTAAAGTGAAGGACGGGCCGGATGGACAGGAGGCAACGTGGTTTGTGGACGTGAAGAACGGCAAAGGCTGTGTTCACAATGATACGGGTAAGAAAACTCCCGGGCCTAGAGAACCGTAGCAGGACTTCTCGTTCTCTCACATGACAGTGGAAACCTATAGTGGCGACGTAATCACGTTAATATTTAACTGTGGGTGTAAATGCAGATTGAAGTTCAAGGCCTGCACAGACTGTTTGTTTGCTTcaccttttttcattttttatctttttatctaAATCCTATCTTTGAGTTGGATTCTGTTCTTATATTTTCTGCTCTGCAGCTAAGAAAGCAGACTGCACCATTTCCATTACGGACACGGATTTGTTGGCTTTGATGACGGGAAAGATGAACCCACAGACTGTGAGTATTGACAGAAGCTATCCTTCAACAAATTAACAGTAGAactattttttccccacttttaAGAGagtaagagaagaagaaagggtgCAAACCAAATGTACATAAATGAAGTGAATAAAAGGAGTGGGGTGAACTGGTGGTGGTTGGCTGGGGGTTGTGGAGAGATTCAAGACTGAATGCGATGCAGCTGGATCTCATACTTTCTGGTAAAATCAAAACTAGTTAAGGAGGCAACCATTCCTGAATATTGATTAATCAACTTACTTGTtcaggagaggaagaatcaAAATTAGCAGGTGCTTCACTTACAGCTGAGTGCCTGAACCATGCCCACCTCTGCAATATGtaagcagattattttttatgaactCAAGAAAGACATTATTCTTtatctcttaaaaaaaaaagagtcaataaAGCTTATACCTTGAATACACttaaattatcttttaaaaatatttctgtagGGACTAATATACCTGCTATTgtatatagtgttttttttttgttttttttaaattgtagattattttttggggctttttccgcctttaatttgacaggacagctaggtgacaaaggggagagagaggggggaagacatgcaggaaatcgtcacaggtcGGAATCAAACCCTGGACTTCTTTGAGTTCGCAGGCACACATACTTTGAGGCATAAACCTCaaagtatatgtgtgcctgctctatccactgagccaccccggccacgtgcttttgttttttatggcaCTTCAGCATGATACTCAAAGGAAATTCTGTGCTGTGTTGTCATTGGACGATTGTGCCGGAGTAGGGCCCTCAGACTTGAGGTCTTGAGGTTGTTGCTGTGTTGGATGGAAAACTCGATTCAGGCCCCCCTGCATGCTACCTcgcaaaaagaaagaactgtccattcaatttttaaaaagtgcaaagGAAAGAAGACCAAAGCTTCAGCCTCTATTGTCAGCAAAACCCCATGAAAAGGCGGAAGCTACCAATGAAGTGGACCTGCCAACAAGTGTGTATTCAAAGCCTGATGCATACATTCCTGTGTGCCATAGAGCTCCAACGCTTCAACAacaattgaaaaatacatttgggaGACGCACAGCTGCACTGAATGACATGTTCCTTCCCAGTATTAATGCAGCCACTGTAGTTTATTTAGATTCATTCACACATGCATCCTTCTGCATCTGGAAATGGTCATAAATTcgtgaaaaatatattaatctGCCAGTGAAAATAGTCCCAAACAAATGCATTATTTCCTCCTGTGTGACAGTCGTAGCCGGAGGCATCAAGTTGTCAGGTGGCCCGTCCATCTGTCTCCCCTGAAAGAGATATCTCAGAAACGCCTTAAGGCAATGTCTTCAAATTTGGACTTAAAGGGGCGATTCTAAAGCACTGCACGTTTGGAAAAATCTGCGACTATTTCCTCAacgtccgttagctgtcgcttttgtgtgtgcgctgggaaaaaaaatctgggttttcggccaaaaaatggtgcagactgcACCACACTGCTAGCGcggtttgtaaacatcactcgtcgacaccttaagagacgtgctggtgGGTGGCGCTGCAcacaaaaactatatatatttgtgacaGGGCGGGGGTGAACCACGAGGTCATTTATACTGGAAGACCGATGTGATGACACAGCTCTACCTTCAGTCCACGGCCGTTCACCGTGTTTACTCTGCGGAGAAAAGCTGTCGCTGCACCGCACATGTCGCGGAGAATCGTCTAGCATGTTCCAAGAACACAGTCCTCCATCATTGAGAAAATATTGATGGATTTGTCTTTTGGCGTGACGTTTTTCATACAAAGGGCAGTTTCCATTTGTCGGAAACTGGTGGGGAAAAAACTTGAGAGACAGAGTTAGTATTCCAAAACCTCCTGCTCTCTCGGGGTAGTTGACATATTCACCCTAATCCTTTTTTATCATTCCACTCTACaaacgttctttttttttttttttttaaactctcagcacactgtgtttatgtgccaTGTAGTTTCCTGACATTTCATAAGCTCTTGTTGCCGTTGCCCCACTTTCGCTGGCCTGAGTTAATCTCCCACGGCAACTCTTTAAAGCAGCGGCATATTtagttctctcttctctcgtaCATCAAAATCAGAAACTGTGCGGGTGACGttcctttcccccttttctctatTCCCAGGCGTTTTTCCAGGGCAAGCTGAAGATCACGGGAAATATGGGACTGGCCATGAAGCTGCAgagcctgcagctgcagcccgGCAAAGCCAAGCTGTAGACGAGACCTAGCCGCCGCCGGATAGAGTGAACCACAAAGAATTTAACAGCAAGTCAGGTTTCAGATGAAATGTCACAGGGTCGCGACCCTTCTCATCACTGGACCGGACTAGTGACCTCACTGACGACCAGGGGATTAGTAGCCCCGCCAATCTTAAGTGGCGAATAACATAGATGGATACTTAATTCTCTAATAAAGTCCCCGTCTGCAGCCCCTCCCTACGATAACACTGTCAGAACACTAGAGCAGAGACAGGTGCTCCTATACTTTGTGATACTAATTCAGTCATGTGTCCACTTTTCAATAATTGTTAATCAAAtcttttggaaatgttttgaGAAAAGAGCAGAGTGAGGATTTTCCGTAATCGTGGACCGTCTACAGTAAGTGCCTCCTCGTCTCAGATTTGCAGATTTGCAGTCAGCAGCCATCACATcgcagaaatgtttttctctgtggctGCCCGACTTTTAATGGAAGTGGGCTTGTACGTTTTCGCTGTGGTATCATTATTGTACGACTCTCTGAAGTATTTCTAATAAAtaaagtgtgtctgtgcaggaagATCCAGCGGGCGGTCTTTATTCTTCCTCCACTTTTCCAAAAGCAGGGACTGTATTCAGCGCCCAGGCTTGACTAATTTTTCTAACAATTTTGCGGGCATAAACATGAAGACAGTTTGTCTGTGAACTGGCACATAATATTGGATTCAACAACAAGCTGGCGCTGTGCTTTTGAGATGCTGGCCTCCTATGATCAAATGGTAATGTTGAGTTTATGGatgttaaaatggaaacattGGCCAGATGTCCTAAAACCAGCCTCAGTGTTTATTCAGGGTAAATGATCACactcctccccttctccacaacatattaacacacacactcacgatCCCTGCCGCACAGTTTGAAGGGGCCTGTTAGAGGTTATATTAGTGTGACTCATGGTCCTCTGTTCGGGTGGGACAGAACTTGGCTTTTTGGAGAACCTCGCACTTTTCCAACACGGCAGCCGCTCGGTTCCAGGCTGCCACGCTGTAGTTTTTCCTTTGTAAACAGGGAAGCATGGcgaaaaacacaaatctgttaACTAGCTCTGACCCAGATTCCAATGCAGCTTTGGCAAAGCCTAGTCTCACTCTGTAGTCCCACACgcaggtttggtttttttcattggtCACTAATGGCTGCCTCTCTGAGTATGAGCAAAATGCTGTAAAATGGATTATAAAGCGCTGGGTGACTGTTTGCATCGAGCCTCTATTCAAAACTCGGCTGACAAGAGCGCAAAAGTGacccccctctttttttgttttttgcatgaatttcccattcattttctccattgacatttcatagaaGCCTCgcataaagagttttaagcctggaaccaagccaataagcTACGAGATGAATCTAATAACGTTTTctgagcaaacatttttttctaaaaaaaaaaggcaaaggtacaagagAACATAATTATTTCAGGAgcgaaggaactactcatcccatagACCATTGCGAATGCATTTCCAACGACTTCCGACGGACAGAttagcttcttcttgaatttacAATGGAACGCGGCGTCACTAGCCGACATGAAGTTCGCGGGTGTAATAAGCGTTTTTTTTCCATAGTAACAGTGAGCTCCActaatcagagacgtcgatgttacactttaggacCAGGGGTAGTGTAGTGTTTCTCAATGACAGGGCGAATAAAACACGCTTTTCTTAGAACAAGGTTGATTTCGTACGGACCCGTTGCTCCtacatgtgcacatgtgcaatGTGATGGCTCACATTTTTCCTGTCTGAAGTGTGCCCTGCATCAATTGTACACATGAGGGTCACATACATTGTCATAGAGTACTGTTCAGCCTTTAAAAAGGTTGTATAATGTCTTATAATAACCCCCGgtgatgtcatagtgatgtcTTCAGGGTTATCTTGGCTTGTGCTGGATGAAGACGGGTTTACAACTGAATGTCTGCGTTACAAAGtagagttttagttttttttaaaagatgcagGTAATTACCAGAGAAGGAAGGTCTaacaaacaatgttaaaatgctgcattatgggaaatgtaggctctaggcttttttttccaaacggCCCCACACAGTGGACTTAAAGTCCAAGTCCAATGTAGTTTGGAGCAACgataatcacaaaaaaaaggtcatttaGGAGGGTGAGTTAACGGCGATGACTGATAGAGACACATTTAGATTACAAACACACCGCGTTGGGCGCGAATGCTTGCTTCGCGTTTTACATGTACGTGTTGCAAAAGAGGGGCCCTTGAAAGAGCTGAGCTCAGTGGAAAACGAGTGGCGACAGGATCTCATAGGACTTGAGCTATAGGTATCAGAGGTTCCAAAGTTCCCTACCTGGGGGGAGATTTATATtctagacaaaaaaaataatacggGAAGCCAACTGAAATATTCTCTGCGATCGCTCAGGAAACATCCAGGCGTTGGAATCATATCGaaataaagctgtttttttaaggaacGTTTTCAACGCTAGAAACGCCATTTTCCTTTTAACAAGTCTTCCTTTCCCTTTAAATGTCAAAGGAATCAACTGTCGAAGACCAGATGCCGTCTAGGAAattgtttggacattttccaggaaatgaagggggaaaataagtgacacatgaacacatgaagcCATTTTTCCAGCCGACATTAACACATAATTGGCTGTTTAGCTTTACAGAAAATGCATTGGGGGACTTATAGGTTGCTCTTTTACTAACATCTCTCCTgcgagaaagaaagagatcTAGAAACAGTGAAGTTGAGAATAAATGGTTGTAACATTTTAAGACTGACCAGCAAACCGTAAGAGACAAGGGTTTATTTTCCCACATACATAACATCTGAATAAAAagcaggctttttaaaaatcctcacAGAATGCTAGTatctacaaataaaatgtgttcgTTCAAgttccttttccatttcaccTTGTTtgtttcaagaaaataaacttcatttttgttatttaaaaagaatagaTATAA contains:
- the scp2b gene encoding sterol carrier protein 2b: MPERQKPRIQAIGTSASDGLEGFKAHAVFQEIDKKLQEEGDQFVKKIGGVFAFKVKDGPDGQEATWFVDVKNGKGCVHNDTAKKADCTISITDTDLLALMTGKMNPQTAFFQGKLKITGNMGLAMKLQSLQLQPGKAKL